The Polyangium aurulentum genomic interval AATCGCGGCGCTCAGCGAGTAGGCGCTGGAGCTCATACGCTGACAGCCGGTGCAATGGCAGGCCATCGTGAGCAGCGGCGGGACCGTGATCCGTAGCCGGACCTGACCACAGCGGCATCCACCCTCCCACGGCAATTTCCAGTCCTTCATATCCGCCTTCCTTTTGGCCTCCTTAGAGCAGGGCCGCCCTACAATCAAGGGGATTGCGCTGGCGACGCGGGGGCGCCGCTCGCTCCCGCGGGGGACACACGGACGCTGGGAGCGCATTGCGACGTCGCAATCGGCGGCGACGGCCGCGGCTCAGGGGCTCGACGCCGCGCCGACCCCGGAGCACTGGGCCGGATCGAAATGTCCCTTCACGGCGCCGCACGTCTGCGGGCCTTCGAACGCCGATCCTTGCTGGATGCAATACTTTCCCCGAAGCTGCGGGTCGCCGAGGCCGAAGTCTTTTCGGATCTCGGCGCACTCGAAGCCGCTCGGGCACGTGCAATAGTTGAAGTTCTCGTCGGGCGGCTGGCCCTCGGGCGGGCCGCAGCGGCACGAGCAATACACTGCGCGGGCGTCCCGCTCCGAATCGTCGGCGCACTGGCCGCACACCGCCGTGCTCACCGGGGTGTCCGTGCCCGGCACGCAGCAGGCTTTGTTCTTGTTTTCCTCGTCGGTCGCGTCCGCACGCTGGCAGCCGCCAGGCGCCTGGCAGACATGGCGCCGGCAGGCGCTGGCATCGTCGCCGGGCTCGCAGTTGGGCGCGAGCGACGTCGACGGGACGCAGCTCTCGCCCTCGAGGCACGGCGGATCGCCGGGTAAACCGCAGAAACGCGGCGGGGGCTGGCCGAGGGGGCAGCTCACGCGCCCCTGGAAATGGTTCACGAGGCAGATGCGCGTGTCGCACTGAAACGACCTCGATTCGATGTACTCCTCGGCGAGATCGAACCCGGCGAACGTCGGCTCGTGCTCGTCCTCGGGCGTGCACGGATCGCCAATGCCGCCGCTCTGGCAGGCGGTGGGCAATGCGCCGATCGCGAGGGCGCTGGCGAGACAGACGAGGAGCGAAGGGATCGATGGCAACCGCGCGCGGCGGGATGTCGGGTGTGGGCTCATGCGAGGTGGGATCCGCCGCAGCGGGCGGGCGGCTCAAAAAAGAAGCTCGAACGAAGATGAGCCGATCGGGGCGCCTCGAGGATCCCACCTCGAGACAGCCTCCTCGCCCGAGGCCGGAGCGACGCGTGAAGAAAGCTGCCCACCTCGACATCGCCGCGGATCGGAGGAGACCGGGCGGGGACGTCCGCGCGCTGCCGGCGGGTGAAGGCGTGAGCGACGCGAGCCTCGTCGAGCGCGCGAGGGCCGGCGATCGGTGGGCCGAGGAGGTGATCTACAGGCGGTATGTCGGGACAATCGCGGGGCTCGCCGTGCGGCTGCTCCGGAGCCGGTCGGAGATGGAGGACGTGGTTCAAGAGACGTTCGCGATCGCGCTGGAGCGGCTCGGATCGCTGCGCGACGGCAATGCGCTCCGGGGGTGGCTCGCGCAGATCGCCGTCGGGCAGGTGCGGCGGCGATTTCGGCGGCGCAGGCTCCTCGCGCTGCTCGGCCTCGATCGAACGGAGGAGGACGCACCCTTCGAGTCGCTCGCGGCGGAGGGCATCACCGCCGAGGAGGCGGCGGAGCTCGGCGCGATCGACGCGCTCCTCACGACGTTGCCGGTGGAGCAGCGGATCGCGTGGGTGTTGCGTCACGTGGAGGGCGAGAGCCTCGAGGACGTGGCGCGGGCGTGCTCGTGCTCGCTGGCGACGGCGAAGCGGCGGATCGCCGCGGCGGAGGCGCGCGTGAACATTCATGTGAGGCCGACATGAGCGAGCTGCGCGGCCCGTTGCGCGATCGAATGCGCAGCCCCTTGAACGAGGCGGAGGTGCGGCGGATCTGGCGTGCAATCGACGTCCGCCGCGCGCGCGCCGTCAGGCGTCCTTCGAGGATCGTGCACGCAGGGCTCGCGCTCGCGTGCGCGGGGCTTTTGGCCCTGGTCCTCGTGCTCGTCCGAGGGCGCGGCGACGCGGGCGCGGGCGTGTGCGACGGCGATCGCGAGGCGTGCGTCGCGGCAGGACCGCTCACGCTCGCGGGTGGCGGCGAGATCGGCAAGCTCGAAGCGATGCCCGGCGCGCTCGCGCCCGTGCGGTTCGAGCTATCGGACGGCTCGGTGATCGAGCTGTCGCACGGCGCGAAGCTCGTGGCGCTGGAGAGCACGCGCGCGGCGTTCTCGGCGCTCCTGTCGGAGGGGCGCGGGCATTTTCATGTGAAAAAGGGCGGCCCGAGGCGCTGGTCGATCGAATGCGGACTCGCGACCGTCGAGGTCGTTGGGACGCGGTTCGTCATCGATCGGAGCCCCGGGCGCGTGCGCGTCGAGGTGCTCGAGGGCGCCGTCCTCGTCCGCGGGGAGCGGCTCCCGGATCGCGTACGAAAGCTCCTGCCCGGCGAGAGCGTGGACGTCGACGAATCGGGGGCCCATACCGAGATCGTTGCGCCTCCATTGCCGACTGCGACGGCGCGGGTCGAGCCGCCTGCCGCTGGGTCGGCCGTCGCGCCTGGCGGAGGAGCGCCCGTCACGCGGGCCGCGCGAGGGTCGGCGTGGCGGGAGCGCGTGGGCCGGGGCGATCATCGAGGCGCTTACGAGATTCTCGGCGCGGCGGGAATCGAGCGGGAGACGGCCGGCGGCGACGTCGACGCGCTCCTCTTGCTCGCCGATATCGCGAGGCTCTCGGGCCACCCCGGGGAGGCCATCGCGCCGCTCTCGAAGATCGTGAGGGAGAGAGCGCGCGATCCGCGTGCCTCGCTTGCGGCCTTCACGATGGGGCGGCTCCAGCTCGATTCGCTGGGGCAGCCCGATCGCGCTGCCAGATCCTTCGAGACGTCGGTGAGCCTCGGGCTGGGCGAGCCGCTGCTCGAGGACGCAATGGCGCGGCTCGTCGAGGCGCGCGCCCGGGCCGGCGACAAAGAGGGCGCGCGCGCGGCATTGACCGAATACGAGCGACGGTTTCCCGCGGGGCGCAGGGCGCGCGAAGCACGCCGGTGGGCGGGCGAGCCATGAAGCGTCGTCGGTGGGCCTCTTCGCTCGCCGCGTACGTCGCGTGGGCTTCGTTCCTTCGGGCGGCGTGGGCGTTGCCCGAGGAGCCGACCGAGCCGGCCAAGCTCCCCGCGCGCCTCGTGCTGGAGCGGCCCGGCTGCGCGCCGCTGCCTTTCGACGAGGCGGCCCTGGTGCGGCATCTTCACGTGGAGCTCGCCGAGGACGGCGTCGCGGCGTCGCTCGCGGATCCCGAGATCGCGGGGGATCCGGGCGGCCCGCCTGAAGCGAGGCTCTTGCTCGTCGGCGCGTGCTCCGGCGGCGAAATGACCGCCGTCCTTCTATCGAGCGCCGGGGGGCGCGCGGAGCGGTCGATCGACGTCGGGAGCGTCCGCGGATCGCTCCGGGAGCGCACCCTCGCCCTGGCGCTCGCGGAGCTTTTACGCGCGCGCTGGGCGGACATCGCGGCCATTCACGGCGATCCCCTCCCCCAGACCCCCGCTCGCCCCCCCGCCAATTCCTCGCCCCCCGAGATCCCCGCGCCGGATCGCCCCGCGAGCCCCCTTCCCTCGCGGATCGAGCCCGCCCCGCGCGCGCGCCCTCCGCTGTTTCTGTCGGCAGGGGTCGAATGGCGCTTTCTGTTTCAGCGCAATGCCGCGCTCACGGGGGGCCGGCTCGCCGCATCCATTCCCTTGTCGTCCCGGTGGCTCGGGAGGATCTCGGCGGAGGGCGCGGTCGTCGTCGACGGCGACGCGGGCAAGGAGTCCGAGACGTCGCTCTGGCTCTACACGGGCGGCCTCGGCTTGAGCGCGGGCCATTCGTGGGGCGACGCCGAGCTTTCCGCGGGCCCGCGCATCGAGGTCGGCTGGTGCGACGCGCGCTTCCGCGAGCTGGCACCAGAGGCCGACGACATCGGCGCAGGCGGCCTCGTCGCGATCGCGTCGGCGGTCGCCGGAGGCCGCGTCGCGCTCGTGCCCAGGCTCTGGATCTCGCTGGATCTCGAGATCGGCTACGTGCTCCGAAGCCTCGAGTCCCCGGTTGCGGAGCGTCCTTCGCTCGGTCTCGGCGGGCTCCTCGGCAGCGGCCGGCTCGGGCTCGCGCTCGCGCTCTGAGGGCCCTCGCGCCTCGGCGGCCCACGCGCGAGATCTCCGTTGACACGACATATTACGTGTGTAATATTATGCTTGTAATACGCAACAACGAGGTCGAACGGCGTCGTGGGCGCAAGGGGTGCGCCGCTCGACGTTCATCCTTTTGTCGCTCGCACCCGGAGGGCACGTCGTGTCCCAAGCTCACGCAACCATCGAGGATCTCGAGCGCCTGCACAGCGGATCGATGAACAACGCCGACTCCGCCGCCGCGCCGAGGCGCGCTGGGGCCGTCCTCGCGGTGCTCTGCGCGGCCGTGTTCATGGCGTCGCTCGACATGTTCGTCGTCAACGTCGCCTTCACGAAGATCGGCGCCGACTTCGCGGCGTCGTCGGTCGCGCGTCTGAGCTTCATCCTCAACGGCTACACCATCTTCTACGGCGCGCTGCTCGTGCCGGCCGGCCGCCTCGCCGACCGATTCGGCCGCCGCGCGGGGTTCCTCTTCGGCCTCGCCCTCTTCACGATCGCGAGCCTCGCGTGCGGCGCGAGCACGAGCCTCGACGCCCTCATCGCCTCGCGATGCCTTCAGGCGATCGGGGCGGCCGTCCTCACGCCGACGAGCCTCGGGCTCGTGATCACGACCTTCCCCGGCCCCGCGCGCGCGCGCGCCGTTCGCATCTGGACCGCGTCCGGCGCGCTCGCGGGGGCCGCGGGGCCGATCGTCGGGGGGCTCCTCGTCGACGCGTCGTGGCGCTGGATCTTCCTCTTGAACCTCCCGATCGGCATCGCGGCCCTGGTCGCGACCGTGCGCCTCGTCCCGGCGACGCCCGGCGATCGAACCTCGCGCTTCCCCGACGTGCTCGGAGGCGTCCTCCTCGTCGTGGCCACGGGCGCCCTCGCGCTCGGTCTGGTCGAGGCGCCCGATCGCGGCTTCACCTCGTCGCACGCGTGGCTCGCGTGGGCGGCCACCGCCGCTTCGCTCGCGTGGTTCGCCGTGCGCACCTCGAGGCATTCGAGCCCCATCGTCGACCCGCGGCTTCTTCGCCATCCCGCGTTCGTCTGGTCGAACCTCGCGCTCGGGCTCCTGTCGGTCGCCTTCGCCGCCGAGCTGCTCGGGGTCGTGCTCGCGTTCGAGAAGATCTTCCACGGCTCGATGTTGACGATCGGCTTCGCCATGGCGCCCGGCCCGTGCCTCGTTCCGTTGTGGGCCGCGCTGGGGCATCGATTGAACCAGCGATGGTCCGCCGGCGCGGTCGTCTTCGTCGGCGCCCTCGCGTTCGCCGCCGCGCCGCTCGCGATGATCGCGGGGTCGCAGGGAGGGCTCCATTATCTGGGCATCTTGCCGGGCTGGGTGCTCGCGGGCGTGGGCGTCGGCTTTGCCATTCCGACGGGCTTCGCGGCCGCGACCGCGACATTGCCTCCGGAGCAGAGCTCGACGGGCAGCGCGGTCGCCAACATGAGCCGCCAGGTCGGCATGGTGATCGGCACGAGCGTGCTTCTCGGCATCATGGGCGCGGCCGTGACCGAACGCGCGTTCGCGAGCGGCTTCTGGTTCGCCAGCGCAGTCTCTGCGATCGGCGCCGCAGCAGCGCTTGGATTGCGCCGCGTGACGTCACCGCGTCTGTCGCTTCGTTCGTCGGGTCGCGATTGAGCCGCGCAGCCCAAGGTGCCAGCGCGAGGCCGAGGCGGGAGGTTCCTCGGCCCCGCGCCGGCGCCGAGGGACGCTCCTGGCCAGGCGCCATCCACTATCACCACCGGCCCC includes:
- a CDS encoding FecR domain-containing protein, producing the protein MSELRGPLRDRMRSPLNEAEVRRIWRAIDVRRARAVRRPSRIVHAGLALACAGLLALVLVLVRGRGDAGAGVCDGDREACVAAGPLTLAGGGEIGKLEAMPGALAPVRFELSDGSVIELSHGAKLVALESTRAAFSALLSEGRGHFHVKKGGPRRWSIECGLATVEVVGTRFVIDRSPGRVRVEVLEGAVLVRGERLPDRVRKLLPGESVDVDESGAHTEIVAPPLPTATARVEPPAAGSAVAPGGGAPVTRAARGSAWRERVGRGDHRGAYEILGAAGIERETAGGDVDALLLLADIARLSGHPGEAIAPLSKIVRERARDPRASLAAFTMGRLQLDSLGQPDRAARSFETSVSLGLGEPLLEDAMARLVEARARAGDKEGARAALTEYERRFPAGRRAREARRWAGEP
- a CDS encoding RNA polymerase sigma factor, with protein sequence MKKAAHLDIAADRRRPGGDVRALPAGEGVSDASLVERARAGDRWAEEVIYRRYVGTIAGLAVRLLRSRSEMEDVVQETFAIALERLGSLRDGNALRGWLAQIAVGQVRRRFRRRRLLALLGLDRTEEDAPFESLAAEGITAEEAAELGAIDALLTTLPVEQRIAWVLRHVEGESLEDVARACSCSLATAKRRIAAAEARVNIHVRPT
- a CDS encoding MFS transporter translates to MSQAHATIEDLERLHSGSMNNADSAAAPRRAGAVLAVLCAAVFMASLDMFVVNVAFTKIGADFAASSVARLSFILNGYTIFYGALLVPAGRLADRFGRRAGFLFGLALFTIASLACGASTSLDALIASRCLQAIGAAVLTPTSLGLVITTFPGPARARAVRIWTASGALAGAAGPIVGGLLVDASWRWIFLLNLPIGIAALVATVRLVPATPGDRTSRFPDVLGGVLLVVATGALALGLVEAPDRGFTSSHAWLAWAATAASLAWFAVRTSRHSSPIVDPRLLRHPAFVWSNLALGLLSVAFAAELLGVVLAFEKIFHGSMLTIGFAMAPGPCLVPLWAALGHRLNQRWSAGAVVFVGALAFAAAPLAMIAGSQGGLHYLGILPGWVLAGVGVGFAIPTGFAAATATLPPEQSSTGSAVANMSRQVGMVIGTSVLLGIMGAAVTERAFASGFWFASAVSAIGAAAALGLRRVTSPRLSLRSSGRD